In Ilumatobacter fluminis, the following proteins share a genomic window:
- a CDS encoding class I adenylate-forming enzyme family protein — protein MDVTGLMRQSAQFNQHRTAVVHGERRLTFAEAWDRGVRMANGLLALGLQPGDRVGVLEDNSVEAQDFFAGAAIAGLVRVPLYARNSIESHDHMLSHTGCRAVVVSANHAVDLDGVRERVPSLEHVMVRGDGYESWLAEQSAVDPHVEIDPDDWYIIRHTGGTTGKSKGVAYSHRSWIAAGRDWFYNFPPMQVGDACLHVGPISHGSGYLYTPTWLSGGCNVLLDHFDPADTIEVMERERIGYMFAVPAMLNALAREPSASGRDWSSLRVIQIGGAPITDETALLGREVFGDVLYQGYGQTEALPVCMMGPEEWFSEVDGSNPLRSAGRALPFAYLQIRDPEHPETVLPLGEEGEIAIKCDGKMLGFWGDDEATAARMTSDGFVLTGDVGMLDENAYLYVLDRKDDMIISGGYNIWPAELENVIQDHPAVVEVAVVSAPDDRWGETPIALCVLADGHEASDDLAAEVIRLCTDRLGSYKKPSRVEFRHDDLPKSPVGKLQRKVLREPYWAGHDRRVAGN, from the coding sequence ATGGACGTCACCGGACTCATGCGCCAGTCGGCGCAGTTCAACCAGCACCGCACTGCCGTGGTCCACGGCGAGCGGCGGCTCACGTTCGCGGAGGCGTGGGATCGCGGCGTGCGGATGGCCAACGGGCTGCTCGCGCTCGGCCTGCAACCCGGCGATCGCGTCGGCGTGCTGGAGGACAACTCGGTCGAGGCGCAGGACTTCTTCGCCGGCGCAGCGATCGCCGGTCTCGTCCGGGTGCCGCTCTACGCCCGCAACAGCATCGAGAGTCACGACCACATGCTGTCGCACACCGGATGTCGGGCGGTCGTGGTGAGTGCGAACCACGCCGTCGACCTCGACGGTGTCCGCGAGCGTGTGCCGTCGCTCGAACACGTGATGGTCCGAGGCGACGGCTACGAGTCATGGCTGGCCGAGCAGTCGGCGGTCGACCCCCACGTCGAGATCGACCCCGACGACTGGTACATCATCCGGCACACCGGTGGCACGACCGGGAAGTCGAAAGGCGTCGCCTACTCCCATCGGTCGTGGATCGCCGCCGGCCGTGACTGGTTCTACAACTTCCCGCCGATGCAGGTCGGCGACGCCTGCCTGCACGTCGGTCCGATCTCCCACGGCTCGGGCTACCTCTACACGCCGACGTGGCTGAGCGGCGGCTGCAATGTGTTGCTCGACCACTTCGACCCGGCCGACACGATCGAGGTGATGGAGCGCGAACGGATCGGCTACATGTTCGCCGTGCCGGCGATGCTCAACGCTCTCGCCCGTGAGCCGTCGGCGAGCGGTCGCGATTGGTCGAGCCTGCGCGTCATCCAGATCGGCGGGGCGCCGATCACCGACGAGACGGCGCTGCTCGGCCGCGAGGTGTTCGGCGACGTGCTGTATCAGGGGTACGGGCAGACCGAGGCGCTCCCGGTCTGCATGATGGGTCCCGAGGAATGGTTCTCAGAGGTCGACGGTTCGAACCCGCTGCGCTCCGCCGGCCGGGCACTGCCGTTCGCCTACCTACAGATCCGCGACCCGGAACATCCCGAGACCGTGTTGCCGCTCGGTGAGGAAGGCGAGATCGCCATCAAGTGCGACGGTAAGATGCTCGGCTTCTGGGGCGACGACGAGGCCACCGCCGCCCGGATGACGAGCGACGGGTTCGTGCTGACCGGCGACGTCGGGATGCTCGACGAGAACGCCTACCTCTACGTGCTCGACCGCAAGGACGACATGATCATCTCCGGCGGTTACAACATCTGGCCCGCCGAACTCGAGAACGTGATCCAGGATCATCCGGCCGTCGTCGAGGTCGCCGTCGTCTCCGCTCCCGACGACCGTTGGGGCGAGACGCCCATCGCACTGTGCGTCCTCGCCGACGGACACGAGGCCAGCGACGATCTCGCCGCCGAGGTCATCCGCCTGTGTACCGACCGACTCGGCAGCTACAAGAAGCCGTCACGGGTCGAGTTCCGTCACGACGACCTGCCGAAGAGCCCGGTCGGCAAGTTGCAGCGCAAGGTGCTCCGCGAGCCCTACTGGGCCGGCCACGACCGTCGCGTCGCGGGCAACTGA
- a CDS encoding acetyl-CoA C-acetyltransferase: MADAYIIDAVRTPRGIGKQGKGALAHLHPQHLARTVLEALVDRNGFDTADVDDVIWGTSAQQGPQSGDLGRMAALDAGYDITASGVTLDRFCGSGITANNLAAHSIMAGMEDLVVGGGTEMMSIKHPNMLPMGALNEHLRDLHPQSNQGVCADAIATIEGIDRDALDALAVESQNRAARAIDEGRFDKSLIPVLNPDGSVALDREEFPRPNTTMESLAQLPPSFEKLADMAYPGEPTFRELINQRYPDLDIQHVHHAGNSSGVVDGAAAILWASDDYAKQHGLKPRARVVATANMGDDPTLMLNAPVPAAKKVLARAGMTLDDIDIFEVNEAFAVVAEKFIRDLELDRDKVNVNGGAMALGHPIGATGAILIGTVLDELERTDQQVGLITMCAGGGMAPAIIIERV, encoded by the coding sequence ATGGCCGACGCGTACATCATCGATGCGGTTCGGACCCCGCGCGGGATCGGGAAACAGGGCAAAGGCGCTCTCGCCCACCTGCACCCGCAGCACCTGGCGCGCACCGTGCTCGAGGCCCTCGTCGACCGCAACGGGTTCGACACCGCCGACGTCGACGACGTGATCTGGGGAACCAGCGCACAGCAGGGTCCGCAGAGCGGCGACCTCGGGCGCATGGCGGCGCTCGATGCCGGCTACGACATCACCGCCAGTGGTGTCACCCTCGACCGCTTCTGTGGATCTGGTATCACCGCCAACAACCTCGCCGCGCACTCGATCATGGCCGGCATGGAAGACCTCGTCGTCGGCGGCGGTACCGAGATGATGTCGATCAAGCACCCGAACATGCTCCCGATGGGTGCCCTGAACGAGCACCTCCGTGATCTGCATCCGCAATCGAACCAGGGGGTGTGCGCCGACGCGATCGCCACGATCGAGGGCATCGATCGCGACGCACTCGACGCACTCGCCGTCGAGTCGCAGAACCGTGCGGCCCGTGCGATCGACGAGGGTCGATTCGACAAGAGCCTGATCCCGGTGCTGAACCCCGACGGCTCGGTGGCGCTCGACCGCGAAGAGTTCCCGCGGCCCAACACGACGATGGAGTCGCTCGCGCAGCTGCCGCCGAGCTTCGAGAAGCTCGCCGACATGGCGTACCCGGGTGAGCCGACGTTCCGCGAGCTGATCAACCAGCGCTATCCCGACCTCGACATCCAGCACGTCCACCACGCCGGCAACTCGTCCGGCGTGGTCGACGGCGCGGCGGCAATCTTGTGGGCGAGCGACGACTACGCGAAGCAGCACGGCCTGAAGCCGCGTGCGCGGGTCGTCGCCACGGCGAACATGGGCGACGACCCGACGCTGATGTTGAACGCCCCGGTGCCGGCAGCGAAGAAGGTGCTCGCTCGAGCCGGGATGACGCTCGACGACATCGACATCTTCGAAGTCAACGAAGCGTTCGCCGTCGTCGCGGAGAAGTTCATCCGCGACCTCGAACTCGATCGCGACAAGGTCAACGTGAACGGCGGCGCGATGGCGCTCGGCCATCCCATCGGGGCGACCGGAGCGATCCTGATCGGCACCGTGCTCGACGAGCTCGAGCGCACCGACCAGCAGGTCGGCCTGATCACCATGTGCGCCGGCGGCGGCATGGCCCCCGCCATCATCATCGAACGAGTCTGA
- a CDS encoding DODA-type extradiol aromatic ring-opening family dioxygenase, which translates to MTNRLPVYAISHGGGPWPWIKDLMPVDWAPLEQSLQAIPSEAGVAPKAVLVISGHWEQHAFTVQTSPNPPMLYDYGGFPDFTYQIQYPAPGAPAIAERTQQLLADAGLPAAADPNRGFDHGVFAPLYVMYPDAEVPVFQLSMLRGYDPAAHLAAGRALAPLRDEGVLIVGSGLPSFHDLSKFGPASSGPSIEFDDWLTETMVEFTGAERSERLLDWAKAPSARVCHPREDHFIPLLVAVGAAEDEPGVRQYHEDGFMGGHTASSGYRIGEPIAAMA; encoded by the coding sequence ATGACGAACCGACTTCCCGTCTACGCCATCTCCCACGGTGGCGGACCATGGCCCTGGATCAAAGACCTGATGCCCGTCGACTGGGCTCCGCTCGAGCAGTCGCTCCAGGCGATCCCGAGCGAGGCCGGTGTGGCCCCGAAGGCCGTCCTCGTCATCAGCGGGCATTGGGAGCAGCACGCGTTCACCGTGCAGACCAGCCCGAACCCGCCGATGCTGTACGACTACGGCGGCTTCCCCGACTTCACGTACCAGATCCAATACCCGGCACCCGGCGCACCGGCGATCGCCGAACGAACCCAGCAGCTCCTCGCCGACGCCGGACTCCCCGCCGCCGCCGACCCGAACCGCGGCTTCGACCACGGTGTGTTCGCACCGCTGTACGTGATGTACCCCGACGCCGAAGTGCCCGTGTTCCAGCTGTCGATGCTGCGCGGCTACGACCCGGCGGCACACCTCGCCGCCGGCCGCGCGCTCGCACCGCTGCGCGACGAAGGCGTTCTGATCGTCGGGAGCGGACTGCCGAGCTTCCACGACCTGTCGAAGTTCGGACCGGCGTCGAGCGGTCCGTCGATCGAGTTCGACGACTGGCTCACCGAGACGATGGTCGAGTTCACCGGCGCCGAGCGCAGCGAACGTCTGCTCGACTGGGCCAAGGCGCCGAGCGCCCGTGTCTGCCATCCGCGCGAAGACCACTTCATCCCGCTACTCGTCGCCGTCGGCGCCGCCGAGGACGAGCCGGGTGTGCGCCAGTATCACGAGGACGGGTTCATGGGTGGGCACACCGCCTCGTCGGGCTACCGCATCGGCGAACCCATCGCAGCGATGGCCTGA
- a CDS encoding S1C family serine protease — MATPGTAHTDTVHTGFDRPQLDPARTADAAPEPAERFDPARPEATGLGGTRPDATGLGGTTRGRTDPDPSELEPATGTGTEADLEPDGDDVWWPAAPRPVAGEPLAPPPPPPLHHTTRREGGDPRPRRRTRPWGVIALAALTVGASVFGGAAAGYLAASADDDTSAAATTATALATSATTADLDVAAVIDLVDQSVVSVSTTVETVLRTPRGDVVQQGEGAGTGVVIDAVNGLILTNAHVVDGATTVEVTLDADTTPRAATLIASDAASDVAVLRVDDTTGLVAAETASADTVDVGDSVIAVGNALALEGSMTVTSGIVSAMDRSIATDSGTLTELIQTDAAISSGNSGGPLVNADGQVIGINTAVASSGGTIQASNIGFAISIDHALGIVDQLLAGSA, encoded by the coding sequence ATGGCAACCCCCGGAACCGCCCACACCGATACCGTCCACACGGGCTTCGACCGCCCCCAGCTCGACCCCGCCCGAACCGCCGACGCCGCGCCCGAACCCGCCGAACGCTTCGATCCCGCCCGACCCGAAGCAACCGGACTCGGCGGCACCCGGCCCGACGCAACCGGTCTCGGCGGCACCACACGCGGCCGAACCGATCCTGACCCGAGCGAGCTCGAACCCGCTACCGGGACCGGCACAGAGGCGGACCTCGAACCTGACGGCGACGACGTGTGGTGGCCCGCCGCGCCGCGACCCGTCGCCGGTGAGCCGCTCGCTCCTCCCCCGCCGCCACCGCTCCATCACACCACCCGGCGCGAGGGAGGCGATCCGCGGCCACGGCGCCGCACCCGCCCATGGGGCGTGATCGCGCTCGCGGCGCTCACGGTCGGGGCGTCCGTGTTCGGTGGTGCGGCGGCCGGCTACCTCGCCGCGTCGGCCGACGACGACACGTCGGCCGCTGCGACGACCGCCACCGCGTTGGCGACGTCGGCGACGACGGCCGATCTCGACGTCGCCGCGGTGATCGACCTCGTCGACCAATCGGTCGTCTCGGTGAGCACCACCGTCGAGACGGTGCTCCGCACGCCACGCGGCGACGTCGTGCAGCAGGGCGAAGGCGCCGGCACCGGTGTGGTGATCGACGCGGTGAACGGGCTGATCCTGACCAACGCCCACGTCGTCGACGGCGCGACGACCGTCGAGGTGACGCTCGATGCCGACACGACGCCTCGCGCCGCCACGTTGATCGCGAGCGATGCCGCGTCCGATGTCGCGGTCCTGCGGGTCGACGACACCACCGGCTTGGTCGCCGCCGAGACCGCGTCGGCCGACACGGTCGACGTCGGCGATTCGGTGATCGCCGTCGGCAACGCGCTCGCCCTCGAGGGCAGCATGACCGTGACGAGCGGCATCGTGTCGGCGATGGATCGTTCGATCGCCACCGACTCCGGCACGCTGACGGAGCTGATCCAGACCGACGCCGCCATCAGCTCCGGCAACTCGGGTGGCCCACTCGTCAACGCGGACGGTCAGGTCATCGGGATCAACACCGCCGTGGCGTCGAGCGGCGGCACGATCCAGGCATCCAACATCGGCTTCGCGATCTCGATCGATCACGCCCTCGGCATCGTCGACCAACTCTTGGCCGGCAGCGCCTGA
- a CDS encoding thiolase family protein codes for MTTAAILGVGTSLFGKQPDLHPSELVWRAVDEALRSAEIAPADLDAVYLGTVFGAPGVAQRALHALGVVGVPIITVENACASGTTALHEAAEAVRLGRWEHVLAVGVEKMTDQFAGAIHPESTDIEGRTGLALPSLYAMAATRYQHEYGLTDAELAMVAEKNHAHARFNERAQHRTPHTVEEILASRMIADPLTLLQCCPIADGAAAAVVGRTTPGRRSVTIRSSVLRSGRLWDHRSQHVWGFDVIRDTAAEAYELAGVAPSDIDVFECHDAFTIGEIVTTEAIGLAPVGEGARLLHDGHTRVGGPQPVNPSGGLLSRGHPLGATGLAQVAELTWQLLGRAGDRQVDGARLAVVETMGGGVAGIDGNACAVAVLEGPSA; via the coding sequence ATGACGACAGCGGCGATCCTCGGCGTCGGCACGTCGCTGTTCGGCAAGCAGCCCGACCTGCACCCGTCCGAACTCGTGTGGCGTGCGGTCGACGAGGCGCTGCGATCGGCCGAGATCGCCCCCGCCGACCTCGACGCCGTCTATCTCGGCACGGTGTTCGGCGCACCAGGCGTCGCACAGCGGGCGCTCCACGCGCTCGGCGTCGTCGGCGTGCCGATCATCACGGTCGAGAACGCCTGCGCCAGCGGCACGACCGCACTCCACGAGGCAGCAGAGGCGGTGCGACTCGGCCGGTGGGAGCACGTGCTCGCCGTCGGGGTCGAGAAGATGACCGATCAGTTCGCCGGCGCGATCCACCCCGAGTCGACCGACATCGAGGGCCGCACCGGTCTCGCTCTCCCGAGCCTGTACGCGATGGCGGCCACCCGCTACCAGCACGAGTACGGACTCACCGATGCCGAGTTGGCGATGGTCGCCGAGAAGAACCATGCGCATGCGCGGTTCAACGAGCGGGCGCAGCATCGAACGCCGCACACGGTCGAGGAGATCCTGGCGTCTCGCATGATCGCCGATCCACTGACCCTCCTCCAGTGCTGCCCGATCGCCGACGGAGCCGCAGCCGCCGTCGTCGGGCGGACCACGCCAGGTCGCCGCTCGGTGACGATCCGGTCGTCGGTGCTCCGATCCGGCCGGCTGTGGGACCACCGCAGCCAGCACGTCTGGGGGTTCGACGTCATCCGCGACACCGCTGCCGAGGCGTACGAGCTGGCCGGCGTCGCACCGTCCGACATCGACGTGTTCGAGTGCCACGACGCGTTCACCATCGGCGAGATCGTCACGACCGAAGCAATCGGACTCGCCCCGGTCGGCGAGGGGGCGCGTCTGCTGCACGACGGGCACACCCGGGTGGGTGGGCCGCAGCCGGTCAACCCGTCGGGAGGGCTGCTGTCGCGCGGTCATCCACTCGGCGCGACCGGTCTGGCCCAGGTGGCCGAACTGACGTGGCAGCTCCTCGGTCGAGCGGGTGACCGCCAAGTGGACGGCGCCCGCCTCGCCGTCGTCGAGACGATGGGTGGCGGCGTCGCCGGCATCGACGGCAACGCGTGTGCGGTCGCCGTCCTCGAGGGGCCGTCGGCCTGA
- a CDS encoding SDR family NAD(P)-dependent oxidoreductase, translating to MDVNGKNWIVTGGGNGIGREVVVELLRRGAGVAAVDLRADSLAETAELAGAAAKLATFELDITDRNAVFALPDRVVAELGPIDGLINVAGIIQPFIPFAELDEDTMRRVVDVNLWGTIHPIRAVLPHLLDRPEAHIVNVSSMGGFLPVPGQTVYGASKAAVKLLTEALWTELRETNIGVSVVMPGGVSTDITTNSGVDMPADADANESKFPMTTPNEAAKQIIAGIEKKRLHVYIGKDSKAMGALVRLAPKQAAKLIQRQMKDLLQR from the coding sequence ATGGATGTGAACGGCAAGAACTGGATCGTGACCGGCGGCGGCAACGGCATCGGCCGTGAAGTGGTCGTGGAGCTGCTGCGGCGGGGCGCCGGTGTCGCTGCGGTCGACCTGCGCGCCGACTCGCTCGCCGAGACGGCCGAACTGGCTGGCGCAGCGGCGAAGTTGGCCACGTTCGAGCTCGACATCACCGACCGAAACGCCGTGTTCGCGCTCCCCGATCGCGTCGTGGCCGAACTCGGCCCGATCGACGGGTTGATCAATGTCGCCGGCATCATCCAACCGTTCATCCCGTTCGCCGAACTCGACGAGGACACGATGCGACGGGTCGTCGACGTCAACCTGTGGGGCACGATCCACCCGATCCGCGCGGTGCTCCCCCACCTGCTCGACCGCCCCGAAGCGCACATCGTCAACGTGTCGAGCATGGGCGGCTTCCTCCCAGTGCCCGGCCAGACCGTGTACGGCGCCAGCAAGGCCGCGGTGAAGCTGCTGACCGAGGCGTTGTGGACCGAGCTCCGTGAGACGAACATCGGGGTGAGCGTCGTGATGCCCGGCGGCGTCAGCACCGACATCACCACCAACTCTGGCGTCGACATGCCGGCCGACGCGGACGCGAACGAGTCGAAGTTCCCGATGACGACACCGAACGAGGCAGCGAAGCAGATCATCGCCGGCATCGAGAAGAAGCGGTTGCACGTCTACATCGGCAAGGACAGCAAGGCGATGGGCGCGCTCGTCCGGCTGGCGCCCAAGCAGGCTGCCAAGCTGATCCAGCGCCAGATGAAGGATCTGCTGCAGCGCTGA
- a CDS encoding OB-fold domain-containing protein gives MTTVPDPRPSADPEHPGSVRGSRCAACGHASWWASPRCPSCGGTLAPTTFGPRGVVWSSTVVRVPVPGRTPPYAVAYVDLDDGPRLLAHVRQPTDAVDRVAPGTPVEVVGTTDAGDPLVEIVTS, from the coding sequence GTGACCACGGTGCCGGACCCTCGTCCGAGCGCCGATCCGGAGCATCCGGGCAGCGTGCGTGGATCACGATGCGCGGCCTGCGGCCATGCGTCATGGTGGGCCAGCCCCCGTTGCCCCTCCTGCGGCGGCACGCTCGCCCCGACGACGTTCGGACCTCGGGGCGTCGTCTGGTCGTCGACCGTGGTTCGCGTTCCGGTGCCGGGTCGCACGCCGCCCTACGCCGTTGCCTACGTCGACCTCGACGACGGTCCCCGACTGCTCGCCCACGTGCGCCAACCCACCGACGCCGTCGACCGCGTCGCGCCGGGTACACCGGTCGAAGTCGTGGGGACGACCGACGCCGGCGACCCGCTCGTCGAGATCGTGACGTCATGA